TCTCCTTCGCGAAGGAGAGGAACTCCCTGACCTCATCCCTAAGGGTCACCACCTCCCCACAGCTGTCCTCAATCATGCGGTCGCTTATCCTCCTCAGGGGGAACCTG
The genomic region above belongs to Candidatus Korarchaeota archaeon NZ13-K and contains:
- a CDS encoding magnesium-dependent phosphatase-1, producing MRRRPKLIVLDLDKVLWDHHDVSSLRFPLRRISDRMIEDSCGEVVTLRDEVREFLSFAKE